The genomic region CGCGATCGGCAGTGCGTCGAACAGCGCCTGCACCGCGTCCGTGGCGGCGTCCTCGGTCCGCTCGGGCGGTGCGTCGAAGGCCCGGAGCCGGCCCGCGCACAGCCCTGCGACGCCCCGCAGATGTGCGCGGTCGCGGGGCGTGAACGACCCGGCGCGGCCGCGCAGCACGCCGATGCAGACCCCGCTCGGGCCCGAGGCGAGCACGGGCAGCCAGGCGCGCGACCGCCACCGCTCGGGCGGGTCCCCGATCAGCAGGTCCCGCCGCTCGTCCGAGGCGAGGTCCTCCAGCCAGCACGGTTCGCCCGTCCGCAGCGCGTCCAGCGCCGCGATCCCGCTCAGCGGCGGCACCTGGCTCCACTGGGCGGCCAGCCGATCGTCGATGCCGGCGTGCCCGATCAGTTCGAGTCCGCCGTCCGGCCTGTGGGCGTAGATCATGACCGCGTCGGCCGCCATGTCGGGCGCGAGATGCTCCAGCAGGCATCCGGCGAGGTCGTGCGGCGTCACCACCCTGACGAGCGTCTGCCCGAGGCGGGCCAGGGCGGCGGAGACGTCGTCCGGCGCGGCCGTCTCCACCAGGGTGTCGAAGCCGGAGCCGGGGGTGCCGGGGCCGAGGATGCCGTCGCCGTCGCGCCCGGTCGCCTCGCCCGGGCCGGGAGCCGTGGGCGCCAGAGAGCCGAGCGTGATCCAGCACTCCTCCAGCAGGGTGTGGCGCGCCGCCTTGGCCCGCTGGAGCAGCCGCTCGTCCGCGGCGTCCGCGGAGCACCCGGTCAGCGCCATCACGGCGCCCTTGGCCCGCTCCACGACAGCCGACGTCGCCGCCTGGTCGCGCAGCCGGTCCAGCTCGGCGCGCTGCCGGGCGACGATCTTGGCCAGTTCGACCAGGTCCGGTGCGCCACCGGGCTCCGCCGGTGTCACGGGCTCGCTCGTCACGGGTTGAGCATCGCACACCCGGGCCGTTCGGAAGACGGGCTTGTACGCACGGGCCGCTCCCGCTTCCCGCCGGCCACACCCGTCCCTTCAGCCCCCAGGGCCGTCAATGGCCGTCGCGCTGGTACAGCCACAGACGCAGCAGCCGGCTGAGCCCCGGCATCACCAGATACGTCAGCACCGGCAGCAGTACCAGCGGGAACACGGCGGCCCGCAGCGGCAGCGGCCAGCCGGTGGTGTGGGGTGTCACCAGCCACTGGATGAGCAGGGTGAAGGGATAGGCGCCGAGGAACGTCGTGAGGACCATCTTCCACCGGGGCGGGGCCTGCACGGTGGTGCCGGGCAGGCTGAACCAGGTCTCCATCCCGGTCGTCGACTGCCGTTCGCTGCTGACCTCGGTCGCGATGTCCTCGATCCGCCGGTGCCAGTGCGCGCGCTCCTCTGACTCCAGCCAGGCGGCGAGCCGGTGCTGGTCGGACCAGCGCAGCACCGCGTGGTAGCGGTGGCCGTCCTCGGGAGTGAGCCAGGAGACGCCCTCGTTGCCCGGGAACTGTCTGGCGCAGCGCGTGATGCCGCGCGTCCACTCCTCGAACTGCCGCTCCCGGCCGGGACGCACCTGCCAGGTCAGAACCGTGGTCACCGGCTCGCCGCGCCGGACTTCGGTGGTGCTCATTCCCTCACGGGTGCCACGCACGGGGCGGGGCATGCCCATCACGGTCACGGCTGGCGGTTGGCCTCCACCAGCGCCCGGGTGACCGCCCGGACGCTGCGCGCGATGTGCTGCAACTGCATGACCTCGGCCGCGTACAGCTTGATCGTGTGCTCGATGACGCCCTCGTGCAGACCGAGTCCCGGCAGGTCGGCGCGGGCGGTCTGGAGGGCGGTGCGGGCCACCCTGAGCTCCTGCTGGACCTGGATCTGGGCATGCCGGGCGAGCAGGACGGGATGGCGGATGAACACGGGGTAGCCGGCGTAGCGCGCGGGCACCAGCTCGCGCAGCCACTTGGCCGCCGAGCGCTCCCAGTCGTAGCTCCCGGGGGTCTTGACCTGGCAGGGCCAGTCCGGGCTGATGCGCGTGGACGTCAGGGGCATGATCATCGCTTCCGGGTGTGCGGCGTCGTGAGGGTGGACGACGGGTCGGGGCGGCCCCGGCCTAGGGGATGACCGGGGCCGCCACGGACACCCGGGACGCCGAAGCGGGTAGGAGCCGGCCCCTCGGGTGCGGAACGGATCCGGAACGGCCGGGTCGCGATCCGTGAGCAGTATTTATATATGCCATCCGGTTTTCAAGCCGCATGAAAACATTCATGCGCGCTTTGTTGTGGATGGTCCCCTCGTGCGGTCCTGTGTGCCTGACGCCGTCTGACGCGTGCCGTTCAGTCGGGGAGCCAGACGCGGAGTCAGTCGCGAAGTCAGTCGCGGAGGAAGAAATGGTGCTGGTCGGCGACCTGTTCGTACTCCTCCAGCCGGGCCTGCGTCCGTTCCGGGTCCGCGTCCGTCATGGCCTGGAGCAGCGCCGAGCACATCACGCCCGGGGCGGCGTAGGAGTCGAAGACCAGGCGAGATCCGGTCCCGATGGCGAAGGCGACGTCGGCCTCGTCCGCGAGCGGCCCGAGCGCCAGGTCGGTGATCAGGGCGACCTTGAGCCCGGCGCCCCGCGCCACCCGGACGGCCGTCAGGGTCTCCTGGGCGTGCCGGGGCATGGAGAACGCCAGCACCCAGGTGCCGCCGGCTTCGCGCGACTGGAGCAGCGCGTCGTAGGCGACGCTGCCACCCCGTGTCACGAGCCGGACGTCCGGGTGGATCCGGCGGGCGGCGTAGGCGAAGTACTCGGCCAGCGAGACGGAGATGCGCAGGCCGAGGACCGTCAGCGGGGTAGAGGACGACAGCTTGCGGCCGATGTCGATCACCAGGCTCGGGTCGGCGAAGTCCCGCCGCAGGTTCTCCAGGTTCTCGATCTCGGCGTCGACCGCCGCCTGTAGCTCGTTGCCCTGGTTCTCCTCGGCCGGGCCGCCGCCCGCGAGGGTGCCGAGCGCGATCGACTGGAGCTTCTCCCGCAGCGCCGGGTAACCGCTGAAGCCGACCGCCGAGGCGAACCGCGTCACCGAGGGCTGGCTCACGCCGACACGGTCGGCGAGATCCGTGATGGACAGGAACGCCGCCTCGGTGATGTTCTCGATCAGGTACTGGGCGATGCGCCGCTGGCCGGGGGACAGCCGGGGCCGGTCGAAGAGCGCTCTGAGCTGGGCGGACGGGGAGACCTCCGCTTCGGGGTCGGCCTTCCCCGAGGTGATCGCGGATGCCTGTGCGCGTGCCTGCTGCGGCGATGGCACCGGTTCGCCTCCTTCGTCTCCCAGGGACGTTCAACATAGCTCACGCACCGTGGTGACCAGGGCTTCTTCGCACAGCACATGAGGTGCCCGGCAGGTGGATACCCGGACGCCGGGCGGGAACCCGCCGCGGCAGAAGATCCCGACACGACGGACGAGGAGCCATCGTCATGACCGTCCCCGAGGAGAACCGGCCGAAGACGCAGACCACGGACGAGGTCCTGGAACACCAGGACGAGAACCGGCCTCGGCCGCCGGGCGCCACCGGCCGCACGATGCGCGAGGCCCTGGAGGAGGCCGAGGTGCGGCCCGACGACTACGACGAGCATTGACACGCTCCAGCCACCGCAACCGACCCGACGACGCTTCCGGCAGGTGAGACCGCATGGGCGCACTGAGTGCGCTGGAGGAGACACTGGAAAACCGATGGGAGGCCCTGTGGGCACGGGTCCTCGACAAGGAGCCGGTCGAGGTCCTCGACGCGCTTCGGCACGAGTGCGACGACAACGCCGTGGTGTGCCGGGCGGGCCGTGTCATGGTCCCCAACGCCTACGACGTGGAACTCGCCGACGAGGTGCACGACCAGCTGACGCGCCACGGCACCAGCGTGGGCCAGGCCCTCACCGACAGCCTGTCCCGCCACGCGGAACGCAGGGGCTACGAGTTCGCGGGCCCGCTCGCGGTCCACGTCGCGAGGTGCCCGGAGGTACCCAATGGCCGTTACCGCGTGGCCAGCCGCGTCATGCAGCACGTGAGCACGGACGGGTTCTTCCACGCGACCCATTGACCCGCACAGACACACTGGGCCGGCGCTTCGACGGCGATGGATCGTGATCGGGTGCCCGGCGTCGTCGACGGGGCGGCTGGAGATCCTGCGACAGCGGCGGCGGGACGGCGGGAGTGGTCCGGAGGTCCCTCATGGACCCACTGTGCATCCGCTCCCGCCGCCCGGGGCGTCACCGCTTCACGAGTCGGACCGACAGACCCTCAGCCGTGTGAACGGGCACGGCCCGCAGCGTCGTCGAGTCCAGCTCGACACGGTCGAACCGGCCGCGCAAGGACGGGGCCGACAGGACCGGGACGGTGGTCCCCGCGACCGGCGGCCGCTCGGCGTCGAGCCGCAGCGACAGCACGCTGCCCCGGCCCAGCAGCACGCGCCGGCTCACCGTGAGCGCCGGGCCGTGGTTCCTGCGCAGCAGCAACTCCAGCGTCGACTCGCCCTCCTGGACGTACGAGCCGCGCACCCGCAGGACCTCGTCCGCCCGCAGCGTGCCGCCCGTGACCCGGACGTCGCCCTGCCCCAGGGCGCCCGGTGACGCGGCGACCAGCGTGCCGTCCTCGACGACGGTCCCGCCGTGGTACCGGTTGTGGCCGGTCAGCCTGAGCGTGCCCGTGCCGCGCTTGGTCAGACCGCCGTCGCCCTCGATGTCGTTGCGCCAGCTGTCCGCCGCGTGGAAGCCACCGGCTGCCGCGTCCAGCGTCACCGTGACGTCGGTGTCGAACGCGCCGTATCCGTCCGCCGCCGCGAACAGGTTGAGCCGGCCCCACTGCTCGAAGCCGTCCAGCAGGACGTACCCGGAGGGCAGCGCGGTCGTGCGCAGCACCTCGCGGCGCTGGGCCGCGCTCAGGTACGGCAGCCGTGTCTCCAGCAGGACCTCCGCGCCCTTCGGCACGGTGAGCGGCTCCTTGCGTCCACGGCGGGGCAGGACGTACGTCGATCGGGCCCGGACCGCCCGGGCGTTGGCCTCGCGGTCGGCGTAGGCGTCGTCGGCGTCCGAGTGGGCGTAGGCGTACAGCGTGTCCGGTGTCGTGCCGGTCTTCTCGGTGAAGTAGGCGAGGGCCTGGGCGCGTGCCGCCGCCTTGAGTTCCGCGTTGGCCGGGTCGGCCAGCGTCGCCGCGGTCAGGGCGGTCGCCATGATCCGGCCGCCGATGACGTCGACGGTGGAGTGCATGCCCGACATGATCCGGGTGTGGCTCAGCTCGAACGCCCGCGTCACCAGTTCCTGGAAACGCTCGGGCACCGCGTACGCGTAGGCCAGACCGGCCAGATGGAAGGCGTTGGTGTGGCCGCTCGGGAACCCGCCGTCCTCCTGAGGGGTCTCGGAGCGCTGGCGCAGCAGTTGCGGGGCCACGATTACGTCCGAGTCGTACACCGGGTAGCCGAGGGCGTCCTTCGTCCCGGTGTCGACGACCTCGCTGTCCTCGTTCATCCGCCACGGACGCGGGTACTGGAAGGTGAACTTGGCCGGGTTGCCCGAGGCGAACGGCCCGCGCACGGTGTCGACCAGCTTGGCCACCGTGCCGAGGTCCGAGTCGTAGGAGCCCGCGCCGAGCGCGGATCCGGCCGGGGCGTCGGCGGGCACGGCGTCGTTGATCTTGCCTGCGGGCGTGCCGTCCGGGGCGCTGGTGATCGACGTGACCGCCTTGGCGCCCGACCTGTACAGGCCGGCGAGCGGGCCCAGGCCGCCGATCATGGCGTAGCTCTGGTGCTGGCGGTCGTAGAGGAAGGCCTCCTTCGCCTGCGCCTCGGTGCGCGACGTGGTGATCCGGGCGCAGTAGCGCATGTTGGCGCGCAGCACCTCGCGGTCCAGGACCCGGCCGGTGTCCCAGGCGTCGCCGGTCTTCCACACCTGGGACATGCCGCCCAGGATCCGGACGACCGCGTTGGTCTCGGGGGTCTGGTTCGTCAGGACGTTCGACTTGTAGTCGTCGACGAACGCGGCGGGGCCCGTGGCGGCCTTCGCGTCGGCGGCGGCGAGCCACGTGGCGAAGGCCGGCGCGGCCAGCACGCCGGCCGAGGCGCCGAGGGAGGTCTTGAGGAAACCGCGCCGGTCGACGGATGCGGTGGTGGACTGCCCGGCTGGTGACGGCATGCTGTGCCTCTCTTGAGTTCTGCGACGGGGGTCTGCGACAGAAGTTCTGCGGCGCGGTCTTCGGCCGTGCGGCCGGGGGACGAGCGAAGATCTACGGCCGTGTTGTGACCCTTCGGAGAGGGGTCGGCCACGAGCCGGTGTCCGGAGCGTGAACGGCGACCGCCCGGCTCACAGCAGCGAACGGGCCAGCGCCACCGCGCCCTCGACCGGCGGCACGCGCAGCGGCTGCGGCCGGGCCGCGGGCAGGGACCCGGCGAGCGCGGAGGTGAACGCCTCGTACAGGGCGGGCTGGGCGAGGACCGTGCCGCCCGCCACCACCACGTCGTCCACCACGACCCCGCGCCCGGCGAGCCGCACGACGAGTGCGGCGAGTGCCCTGCCGCCCTCGGCGATCACGGCCCGGGCGAGCGGTGAGCCCGCGTCGGCGGCGGCGAACACCGCGGGGGAATGCCGGCCCCACTCGGCGGAGACGTCCGTGGCGGCCTCCAGCGCGGCGCCGAGCGCGGGCACCTCGGTCACGCCGAATGCGGCGACCAGCCCCTCGGCCAGCGCGTCGGGCTCCTCGCCGCGGTCGTGCGCCGCCCAGACGGCCCGCGCGGCCTCGCGGACGAGCCCGGCCGCGCCGCCCTCGTCGCCGAGCACCGCGCCCCAGCCGCCGACCTGGACCGGACCGCCGTCGGGCAGCCGGCCCACCGCGACCGAACCGGTACCGGCGACCAGTCCGACGCCCTTGTCCAGTCCCGCTGCGGGGACCAGCAGCTCGGCATCGCCCACGACCAGCGCGGGCACCGCGAGCCGCTCCTGAAGCGCGGTCCGGATGGCTTCGCACTGGCGTGGTGTCTCGCACGCGTGGCCGCCCACGGCGACGGCGGACGGGCGCCCGTCCGCCGGCAGGGCGTCGCGGACCAGCGCGGCCAGCCGGTCGGCCGCGGCCCCGGGCTCGTGCGGCCGCCAGCCCGCACTGCTGCGGACACGGTCGACGACGCGTCCGCCGCCCCCGAGGGCGCGCAGATGCGTCTTCGTTCCGCCCACGTCGATACCGACCACGTAAGGCGTGGAGTCCTGCACGGGTCCTCTTTCGTCGGTGCGCGGTCACGGCGAACGGCAGGCGAACCGTGCGTGACCACGCCAGTTGAAGAGGTGAGGAAGCCCCGGGACGGGCTTCTGCGGGTCACGGCAGGCGAGTACCGTGAAGTTCGTTAGGAAGTTAACTAACGAAGTAGGGTGCGTCAAGAGGCACGGAATTCCCGATGCCGCGCGATCCTTGCCGCCGCCCTGCCCGGCCGCAGCACGACCTGGGGAGACCATGCACCTGAGTGAGAGTGCCCGTGTGGTGTTCGACGTACTGGCCGGGACGGGCACGGCCACCCGCCCCCAGCTGGCAGCCGGTGCGGGCCTTTCCAAGCCGACCGTCTCCTCCGCCGTGGCCGAGCTCGAAGCCGTCGGGCTCGCCGCCCACTCCGGCAGGGCCTCCGGCGGCACCGGCCGCAGCGCCGCGATCTACCGTCTCGGCCCGGCCGCCGGCGCCGTGCTCGCGGTCGACCTGGGACCGGCCGTGACCCGGGTGCGCGGCTGCGCCCTGGACGGCACCCTGCTCGCCGAGGGCACCGGCTCCCGCCCGGACGCGGCCGACACCGTCCGCAAGGTCCTCGACGCGCTGCCCGCCGGGGCCCCGCTGCGGGCCGTCGTCGTCGCCGTCGGTGATGTCACCACACGGGACCGGGAGGGCGCCGGGGAGCGCCCCGCGACCGCCAAGGCCGGGCCCGTCTTCGACGCCATGGCCGTCGCGCTGCCCGAGGGCGTCCCCGTCCACCTGGAGAACAACGTCAACTGCGCCGCCCTCGCCGAACTGCACGAGGGCGCCGCCGTCGGCCGCGACACCTTCGGCTACCTGCGCATCGGCGTCGGCATCGGTCTCGCCGTCGTCATCGGCGGCCGGGTGCTGCGCGGCGCGAACGGCGCCGCCGGTGAGGTGGCCCGGCTGCCCTATCCCTGGGACGACGACCGCGCCCCGCGCCACGAGGGCCTGGAGCAGCGCATGGGCTCGCGCACCCTGCTGCGCCGGGCGGCCGAGGCCTGGCAGGACACCGACGGACCCCGCCCGCGCACCGCCGAGCGGCTCCTCGCCCTAGCCGGGCAGGGGCATGCCACGGCCGGTGCCGTGGTCGCCTCGCACGCCGCCGACGTGGGCCGGCTCGCCGCCGCCGTCGCCGCCGTACTGGACCCCGGACTGATCGTGCTGGGCGGCGGCACCGGCGCGGACCCGCAGCTCCTGCCCGGTGTGCGGGCCGAGCTCGCCCGGCTGGCCTGGCCGACCGAGGTGGTCAGCAGCGTGGTGGGTGACACCGGCACCGTTGCGGGCGCCAGCAGGCTGGCCGTGGCCCATGGAATTCAAACCGTGACCGGAGCTGTACGGGCGAAGCATTGACGGCTGCGCCATCGGTCTGCCAATGTCCGGACAAGCGCTTTCTGAGCCGGTCGGGACACTGGCTCCGGGTGAGCCTCCCGCCCGTACGCGAAGTACGGCAGCCGCACGAGGGCGTGCTCGTGCGACGTCGGCCGTCATGGCCGGGGACCCCACCCGTCAAGGCGACGCGGCCGGGCGAGGCCGTGCCCCCGGAAAGCGAAATCCTCTGCAAAATGCACCCGTGCCGCCTCGGCTGGCGCCGTGCTTCTTCCGCTACGACGAAAAGGGACTGAAGATGACCAGTGTGGGTGTGCGGCGCTCCCGCCGACTCGGCCGCGGCGGCATACGCCGCGTTGTTCCCCTCGCTGCCGTGGCCACGGCAGGTGCCCTTCTGCTCTCCGCCTGCGGGTCGGGGTCCGACTCGGGCGGGAACGCCAAGTCGCTGACGTTCTGGATCTCCACGGTTCCGGGGCAGGACGCGGGCTGGAAGAAGATGGTGGCGCAGTACAAGAAGGAAGCCGGCGTCACCGTCAACATCGTCAACATCCCCTACGACGGGTACCCGACGAAGCTGCACAACGCCGCGCAGGCGAACTCCCTGCCCGATCTGGCGGCCGTGCCGGCGCTGGACCCGATCTGGGCGAACAAGCTGATCGACCTCAGCTCCATCGCCAACAACAAGAGCAACAAGATCAACGCCAACTTCGTCGCCAAGGACTCGTCCGGGAAGGTGCTGTCCATCCCCTCGGACATCACCGCGTCCGGCCTGTTCATCAACAAGTCGCTGTTCAAGAAGGCCGGCGTCTCCTTCCCGACCTCGCCCCGGAAGACCTGGACCTGGACCGACTTCATCAAGGCGGCGGACAAGGTCCGGGAGAAGACCGGCGCCAAGTACTCCCTGACGTTCGACCAGTCGCCGTCCCGGCTCCGCGCCATGGTGTACGAGCTCGGCGGGAAGTACGTCCACGCGGACTCCTCCGGCAAGTTCTCGGTGGACGCCGCGACCAGGAAGGCCGTGAAGCGCTTCGTCGGGATGAACGACGACAAGACCATGCCGAAGTCGGTGTGGACCAGTGGCGCCGACCCGTCGGCCATGTTCCAGAGCGGTGACGTGGTCGCCTACTGGTCCGGCGTGTGGCAGGTTCCCGCCTTCGCGGAGAGCATCAAGAAGTTCGACTGGGCGAGCGTCCCGACTCCCGCCGAGCCGGTGCAGGCCAGCGACGTCAACAGCGGCGGCATGATGGTCGGGTTCAACAACAACGACGCCGCGGCCACCGCCGCTAAGAAGTTCATGTCCTGGCTGTACGAGCCGGCCCACTACCAGGCGCTGTGTGAGGCGTCCGGGTTCCTGCCGGTCGAGAGCGGTCTGAACCCGAAGTACCCCTTCAAGTCCGAGGCGGCGCAGGCGGCGTTCAAGCTGTACAACGAGTCGATCCCGCTCTACGCCCCCATCTCCGGCTACTTCAACACCGCGCAGACGCAGTGGGTGCTGAAGGGCAAGAGCCTTCCCGAGGACCCGACCAAGACGGAGCTCGGCAAGGCGATCAACGGCCAGCAGTCGGTCGACAAGGCGCTGGACAACATCGTGGACGTCTACAACCAGCAGGTCGGCGGCTGAGCGCAGGCCGGCAGGCCCGGGCGGCGGGGTCGAGACACCGCCGCCCGGCCGCGGACCCCCGCGTGATGCCGGGCTCTGGCCTGAGCCCACAGGACCCCATTTCCACCAGCACGGAGTCAGGAAGATGACCAAACGCGCCCCGGACGTGTCCGCGAGCCCGCCCAGGAGACGCAGTAAGTACACCCTTGCGCCGCTCGTCCTCATCGCGGCCAATGTCGTGCTCTTCGCGCTGTTCTTCGTCTGGCCTGCGGTGATCGGGCTCGTCTACTCCTTCACGAACTACACGGGCGTAGGGGTGTTCCAGTTCGTCGGACTGGACAACTACCAGAACCTGTTCGGGGACTCCACCTTCTACGACGCGCTGAGCCGGACGCTGCTGTACACCGTGCTCTTCGTTCCGCTGAACTTCGTGTTCTCGCTGCTCATCGCCAACGTGGTGGTGAGCAGGCACGCCAAGGGAGCGTCGGTCGCCCGCGTCATCTTCTTCATCCCGTGGCTGCTGTCGCCCATCGTCGTGGGTGTTCTGTGGCGGTGGCTGTTCGGTGAGAACTTCGGACTGGTCAACTACATCATCCACGAACTCGGCGGGCACGCCGTTCCGTGGCAGTCGAACGCGGACCTGTCGCTGCTGGTGGTGGTGATGGCGGCGTCCTGGGCCTGGACGGGCTTCTCGATGCTGCTGTTCATCGCGGCGATCAAGAACGTACCGGTGTCTTACTACGAGGCCGCCTCGCTCGACGGCGCCGGCCCCTGGCGCCAGTTCTTCAACATCACGTTGCCGAGCATCGCGCCCACCTCGTTCATCGTCATCCTGCTCAACACGATCAACGCGATGAAGGAATACCCGGTGTTCGTCGCCCTCAACAACGGCGGACCCGGAACGTCGAACAACCTGATGGTCCAGTACATCTATGAGACCGGCTTCAAACGGGGCCAGATCGGCTACGCGAGCGCCGCGTCGTTCGTGCTCATGCTCATCCTGATGGCCGTCGCGATCATCCAGCTGATCGTCAACCGGCGGGTGGAGAACCGATGACAACCACAGACATGCCACGGCCGGTCGACGCCGATCGCGGACGGGCCGTCTCCAAGAAGCGGCCCCGCGGCGCGGCCACCGGCGGGCTCCGGCGGGCGGTGCCCGCGACGACACTGCTGTGGCTCCTGGCCTGCCTCTACGGGCTGCCGGTGCTGTGGTTCATCCTCAGCTCCCTCAAGCCGGCCAGCGACCTGTTCTCCTATCCCCTGACGCTGGTTCCGCACAACCCCACCCTGTCGGGTTTCAGGGCAGCGTGGGACAGCGCCAACTTCTCCCAGTACTTCATCAACACGACCATCGTGTGCGTGATCACGACGATCCTCACGGTGGGCGTCAGCTGCTGCACCGGGTACGCACTGGCCAAGTACGACAACAGGTGGCTCAAGGCCTTCTTCCTCTGCATCCTGGCCACCACGATGCTGCCGGGCGAGGTCATGCTCGCCCCGGAGTTCCTGGTGGTCCGCGACCTCGGCCTCTACAACTCGTTCGCCGGCATCATCCTTCCGGCCGTGCTCACCGCGACCGGATGCTTCATGTTCCGCCAGTTCTTCCTGACGGTTCCCGACGAACTCGTGGAAGCCGCCCGCATCGACGGCGCCCGCGAACTGTCGATCTTCGTGCGGATCATGGTGCCGCTGTCCCGGCCCATCATGCTGACCCTCGCCATCCTGTCCTTCCAGTGGCGGTGGAACGACTACATCTGGCCGCTTCTGATGCTCAACGACCCCAACAAGTTCACCGTGCAGATCGGCATCCAGAGCATCGTCGGTGCGCAGAACATCAACTGGTCGGTACTGCTCGGCGCATCGGTCATCTCCATGATCCCTCTGATCGCGATCTTCCTGGTCTTCCAGCGCTACGTCATGGGCGCCGACATCAATGCCGGACTGAAGGACTGAGCTTGCCCACCACGCTCGATCACGAGTTCGTCCGGTCGGTGGCCCGCGCCGCCGACCGGTCGGCCGCCGCGCTGGCGGCCGGCCCCGACGAGGAACCAGCCGGTGTGGCGCATCGTGGTCTGGCGCGGCGGGTGAAGACCCTGGTCGCGGCATACCGTTTCCCGGACTCGGCACTGCACGGCAGCCGGCAGGCCGTCGCCGCCGCGATGACGCACCTGCGGGCCCTGCGGGCCGTGCAGACGCCCTCCGGTCTCTTCGCGGGCGGCG from Streptomyces chartreusis NRRL 3882 harbors:
- a CDS encoding antibiotic biosynthesis monooxygenase; amino-acid sequence: MSTTEVRRGEPVTTVLTWQVRPGRERQFEEWTRGITRCARQFPGNEGVSWLTPEDGHRYHAVLRWSDQHRLAAWLESEERAHWHRRIEDIATEVSSERQSTTGMETWFSLPGTTVQAPPRWKMVLTTFLGAYPFTLLIQWLVTPHTTGWPLPLRAAVFPLVLLPVLTYLVMPGLSRLLRLWLYQRDGH
- a CDS encoding MurR/RpiR family transcriptional regulator, which produces MPSPQQARAQASAITSGKADPEAEVSPSAQLRALFDRPRLSPGQRRIAQYLIENITEAAFLSITDLADRVGVSQPSVTRFASAVGFSGYPALREKLQSIALGTLAGGGPAEENQGNELQAAVDAEIENLENLRRDFADPSLVIDIGRKLSSSTPLTVLGLRISVSLAEYFAYAARRIHPDVRLVTRGGSVAYDALLQSREAGGTWVLAFSMPRHAQETLTAVRVARGAGLKVALITDLALGPLADEADVAFAIGTGSRLVFDSYAAPGVMCSALLQAMTDADPERTQARLEEYEQVADQHHFFLRD
- a CDS encoding DUF3662 domain-containing protein encodes the protein MGALSALEETLENRWEALWARVLDKEPVEVLDALRHECDDNAVVCRAGRVMVPNAYDVELADEVHDQLTRHGTSVGQALTDSLSRHAERRGYEFAGPLAVHVARCPEVPNGRYRVASRVMQHVSTDGFFHATH
- a CDS encoding phosphatase PAP2 family protein, with the translated sequence MPSPAGQSTTASVDRRGFLKTSLGASAGVLAAPAFATWLAAADAKAATGPAAFVDDYKSNVLTNQTPETNAVVRILGGMSQVWKTGDAWDTGRVLDREVLRANMRYCARITTSRTEAQAKEAFLYDRQHQSYAMIGGLGPLAGLYRSGAKAVTSITSAPDGTPAGKINDAVPADAPAGSALGAGSYDSDLGTVAKLVDTVRGPFASGNPAKFTFQYPRPWRMNEDSEVVDTGTKDALGYPVYDSDVIVAPQLLRQRSETPQEDGGFPSGHTNAFHLAGLAYAYAVPERFQELVTRAFELSHTRIMSGMHSTVDVIGGRIMATALTAATLADPANAELKAAARAQALAYFTEKTGTTPDTLYAYAHSDADDAYADREANARAVRARSTYVLPRRGRKEPLTVPKGAEVLLETRLPYLSAAQRREVLRTTALPSGYVLLDGFEQWGRLNLFAAADGYGAFDTDVTVTLDAAAGGFHAADSWRNDIEGDGGLTKRGTGTLRLTGHNRYHGGTVVEDGTLVAASPGALGQGDVRVTGGTLRADEVLRVRGSYVQEGESTLELLLRRNHGPALTVSRRVLLGRGSVLSLRLDAERPPVAGTTVPVLSAPSLRGRFDRVELDSTTLRAVPVHTAEGLSVRLVKR
- a CDS encoding N-acetylglucosamine kinase, which produces MQDSTPYVVGIDVGGTKTHLRALGGGGRVVDRVRSSAGWRPHEPGAAADRLAALVRDALPADGRPSAVAVGGHACETPRQCEAIRTALQERLAVPALVVGDAELLVPAAGLDKGVGLVAGTGSVAVGRLPDGGPVQVGGWGAVLGDEGGAAGLVREAARAVWAAHDRGEEPDALAEGLVAAFGVTEVPALGAALEAATDVSAEWGRHSPAVFAAADAGSPLARAVIAEGGRALAALVVRLAGRGVVVDDVVVAGGTVLAQPALYEAFTSALAGSLPAARPQPLRVPPVEGAVALARSLL
- a CDS encoding ROK family protein — its product is MHLSESARVVFDVLAGTGTATRPQLAAGAGLSKPTVSSAVAELEAVGLAAHSGRASGGTGRSAAIYRLGPAAGAVLAVDLGPAVTRVRGCALDGTLLAEGTGSRPDAADTVRKVLDALPAGAPLRAVVVAVGDVTTRDREGAGERPATAKAGPVFDAMAVALPEGVPVHLENNVNCAALAELHEGAAVGRDTFGYLRIGVGIGLAVVIGGRVLRGANGAAGEVARLPYPWDDDRAPRHEGLEQRMGSRTLLRRAAEAWQDTDGPRPRTAERLLALAGQGHATAGAVVASHAADVGRLAAAVAAVLDPGLIVLGGGTGADPQLLPGVRAELARLAWPTEVVSSVVGDTGTVAGASRLAVAHGIQTVTGAVRAKH
- a CDS encoding ABC transporter substrate-binding protein; translated protein: MTSVGVRRSRRLGRGGIRRVVPLAAVATAGALLLSACGSGSDSGGNAKSLTFWISTVPGQDAGWKKMVAQYKKEAGVTVNIVNIPYDGYPTKLHNAAQANSLPDLAAVPALDPIWANKLIDLSSIANNKSNKINANFVAKDSSGKVLSIPSDITASGLFINKSLFKKAGVSFPTSPRKTWTWTDFIKAADKVREKTGAKYSLTFDQSPSRLRAMVYELGGKYVHADSSGKFSVDAATRKAVKRFVGMNDDKTMPKSVWTSGADPSAMFQSGDVVAYWSGVWQVPAFAESIKKFDWASVPTPAEPVQASDVNSGGMMVGFNNNDAAATAAKKFMSWLYEPAHYQALCEASGFLPVESGLNPKYPFKSEAAQAAFKLYNESIPLYAPISGYFNTAQTQWVLKGKSLPEDPTKTELGKAINGQQSVDKALDNIVDVYNQQVGG
- a CDS encoding carbohydrate ABC transporter permease translates to MTKRAPDVSASPPRRRSKYTLAPLVLIAANVVLFALFFVWPAVIGLVYSFTNYTGVGVFQFVGLDNYQNLFGDSTFYDALSRTLLYTVLFVPLNFVFSLLIANVVVSRHAKGASVARVIFFIPWLLSPIVVGVLWRWLFGENFGLVNYIIHELGGHAVPWQSNADLSLLVVVMAASWAWTGFSMLLFIAAIKNVPVSYYEAASLDGAGPWRQFFNITLPSIAPTSFIVILLNTINAMKEYPVFVALNNGGPGTSNNLMVQYIYETGFKRGQIGYASAASFVLMLILMAVAIIQLIVNRRVENR
- a CDS encoding carbohydrate ABC transporter permease yields the protein MTTTDMPRPVDADRGRAVSKKRPRGAATGGLRRAVPATTLLWLLACLYGLPVLWFILSSLKPASDLFSYPLTLVPHNPTLSGFRAAWDSANFSQYFINTTIVCVITTILTVGVSCCTGYALAKYDNRWLKAFFLCILATTMLPGEVMLAPEFLVVRDLGLYNSFAGIILPAVLTATGCFMFRQFFLTVPDELVEAARIDGARELSIFVRIMVPLSRPIMLTLAILSFQWRWNDYIWPLLMLNDPNKFTVQIGIQSIVGAQNINWSVLLGASVISMIPLIAIFLVFQRYVMGADINAGLKD